One Drosophila subpulchrella strain 33 F10 #4 breed RU33 chromosome 2R, RU_Dsub_v1.1 Primary Assembly, whole genome shotgun sequence genomic window, CTTTAGGTTCCTTTGCCGCTGGCTTGGTAGGTGTATCAGTGCCGTTGGCCTTTGACTTTTTGCCCACTGGCTTGGCTGGTGAGGCGTTTCCATTCTCCTGGTTCTTTTTCTTAAATGATTTTGCATCTGACTTGGAAGCTGGAACATTGCCGTTGGGTTGGTTCTTTTTAGACGCTGGTTTGGATGGTACCTCGTTCCCATTTGTTTTCTCCACTACTTCCTGGGATTTCTTCTCCTTCTTCTCCACCGGCTTTTCAGGCTTTGGCTTTTTGGGCGCCTTCACGGGCTGCTCAAACACCTTGGCCACATACTTGGTCTTGCTCTCTTCCCGTTTCTTCTTTTTCAACTCCTGCTCGATTTCGGTGAAACTGGGTTTGCCCGCTCGCTTGCCCAGCAGTTTTTTGGGGCCCTTCTCCTGTCCCGACTCCTCCTCGGGCTCCGCAGCCTCCTCAGCCACTTCTGCGGTGGCCTCAGCCTCGATGGCCTCGTCCAGCTGCTTCTCATCctcctcctgctgctcctTGGTTATGGGTATGGTGTTCGAGAACTTCTTCAGCTTAGCCACGTAGAATCCGTCCATGTTGTGGGTGTGCGGATAGTAACGCTTCGTGAGGTTTAAGCTGGGATGGAACCGATGCTGCCGGAACTTGGTAAAGCCCTCAACGCCAAAGTCCAGTCCTGTGGGCACCAGCTTGACATTTCGCTTTTTCAACGCATAGTCTATGACCCACTCGTTCTCCTCGGGCAGCACTGAGCAGGTGGAGTACACAATATAACCGCCGGTCGATGATTTCGCATCTGTACAATCGATGGCAGTGAGCAGAAGCTTCCTCTGCAGGTTGTAGCACCGCTGCACATCCACATCCGACTTGGTGGTCTTGACACTGGGATCCTTAGAGACGACACCAGTTCCTGTGCAAGGAGCATCCAGCAGGACGCGATCGAAGCCAGTCATAATGTTCCGGAACTTTGTACCATCCTCGCAGCTAACCACTGCATTTACAATTCCCAGCCGATGGAAGTTGGCCACAATGGCCTTGATGCGATCCCTGTTGGAATCGTTGGCGAACAGCACACCGGTGTTCTTCATTATACTAGCGATATGGGATCCTTTGCCACCAGGAGCAGAGCACATGTCCAGGATGCGTTCGTTCTCCTGCGGTGCGAGGGCCATCACAGGCAGCAGCGACGAGGCTCCCTGGATCATGTAGTGACCGGCCAGATACTCGGGGGTGGCACCCAGCGGCACTTGCGAGTTAAAGACGACCAATCCAACCTTTGTCCACTTGCCCAGGGGATCCAAGTTGACGCCACGATTGATCAGGGCTCCGGCCAAATCACGCCGACGTGTTTTTAGAGTATTGGTACGTATGGTCAGCGGCCGAGCAATCTAAAAGAGTTTTTCTTATTAATATAAATCCAGTAAAAATGTTTCCCAACTGGAATACTAACCTCTGAGGCCTCCAGATACTCCATGAGCTCGGTGAGCGGCAACATGTCCATCAGCTTCTCCATCAAAAACTCGTTGTAGCTGTAGTACAAGCACAGATCCCTGCGCAGCAATTCAATGTATTCCCCGCGAGACCGATCCGCCTGGCGGTACTTTTTGAAGTCGGATAGAACCAAGCTGACGTCCTTGATGCGCTGCTGCACTTCCTGCAGGGTAAGGTCCTTCTCGGCCTCTTCCTCTTCGGTGGGCAGCTGGAACACATCCTGTCGGTCAACAGTTTCCAACAATTCGTCGTCGGCCAGCTGGGCTTCCTTGGCCTCGCGCTTTTTTAGTTTCTTGTTGGCGCGCTCAATGGGCAACTtgtcgtcatcatcatcgtcgtcgtcgtcctcctcctcctcatcgCTATCTGCCTCGGCATTATCTTCCTCGCCGGATATATCAAAGTCATCGTCGGAGTTGGCGTCATCATCGTCAGAAAGATCAGCCAGCTTGCCAACCTGAGCGGTGTCATCATCGGAGTCGTCTTCTTCCTCCTCTTCCTCGCCGGATTCTTCTGCCTCCAGACCGTCCTCGCCTTCTGAGTCGTCTTCCAGCTCAGCTTGGGAGTCCTCCTCCAAgtcctcgtcctcctcctcctcttcggACTCACTTTCTGGTTGCTTCACTGGCTTCTTCTGCTGTTTGGGCTTCAACCAGGCATCGTTATCATCTGTAAAGCCCTTGGGAGCCGTGGATTTCTGGCTCTTGGGAGCCGGCACCAGCTGGGGCACTTCCTCGTCAGAGGAAGCCTCCTGCTGCTGCACCTCCTCCTCATCCTCCGGCTCGCTGTCGCTATTGTAAGCTGTCTTCCGCTTAGCAGGTTGTGGCTGTTTTCCCTTCGCCCTTTTCTCCAGCAGTTTGGCCTTTTGGACTACCTTCTTCTGCTCCCGCTTCACGGATCGCTGCTTCTGTCGGTGGGAGAGCTTCTTGTCCTCCTCCTCCATGGGAGCTGTGGAACGAAACATTTGAGATTAACACTTGGAATCGTTGGGGGAAATCTTCACCAGCACTCACCAAACGATTGCTTGCGAAAAACGGGCGCTCCCTGCTTGCGCGCCTTGCGGCCAGGACCCTTCTTAGGTTTCTCACTGTACTCAGCTTTGCGACCCATGGTTTTAACTTAACTTATTCGGTTTTTTAGAgcagaatttaaaataaaacgtGAGCACTTTGAGTTTGCTCCACGTGCGCCGCTCAAAAGACTGCGGATGTTTCCCAACACTGATCAGTGCGAATGGCTATGGCTATGCGAAATATAGCTATTAAATAGATAATTTATAAATGggtatttaaaaatgaattttaatcaATTCTGTAAGTTGACGGATAACTTTAGATTATGTTgtttcatttaaaaatgtagatttattcatatttaactgattgaatttaatttaaatgtttatatgCGTACATAATCTAGCGATAAAATAGCTATTTTATGGCGACCAAATAGCTATATTAGCTACTCTCACTTACAGCTGATTACCGAGCAACAAAGCATTTTCCGGCACTGGTAGGAGGCAAcggaaaaatttaattaaactaaaacaattaaataaaaagaagTCATTTAGTTGAGTGAATACACACATAAGTATAAActcattaatatttattcttaaacTTATTTAAATAAGTAATTTTCATTTATGGATCAGTGGATCCACAATGAGAACTGAgtttaaataatctttaatttAAACTTAAGCATGCAACTAATTAAGCAATAAAGTTTAAGTTATTTgttaaaatccaaaaaaatcattttaataaataacttaaaaacaaaagtaatatttgttgacaatttgaatttaaatatcCGTTATGGGGACTGCCAACTTGCTACAGCTCGCAGTGCATAGGCAACCCTGCCCGAGTTGTTTGTGTTGGTGAATGCCCGGTTTGAACAACTGCGCCCTTTtgcgaaaaataaaatttattgcCAATCATGGCTTACCAGGAGAAAATAAGCGAGTTCAAGAACTGGGCCACCAGCCTGGGATGTCCGCCCACCGAACTCCCCACCGACGACGTACTACGGAGGTAAATAAGAGTGGAAATAAGGAAATCCCAAGCTAATAATGGCCAAAACCCGCAATTTCTTGAAAGGATCTTCAAATCCGGATCCAGTATGCTTCTCCAGCAGCTGCAGTCCCGCATCCAGACGGTGGAATATGTGCGGGAGGTGCGCGAAAACCTGCTGATTGCCCAAGTGGCCCGCCACAAGGACAAGATGGTGCCGCTGGCTTCCCGCAGTTTCCAGCCACCGGAGCTCCAGAGGTACCACAAGATGCAGGAGCTGAGGAAGCACAAGGAAAAGGCCGATCTGCAGCTGGCGGAGGCCAGAAAGGAGTACCAAAAACTAGCCGCCAGCATCAAGACCAAGAGTGGGTAAATGAAACACCGCCTAGAAGAGCACCCACATAATCCTCTGTCCTTAATCTCCCACAGACATTCAAACCATCAGTGCCGAGAACCGAAAGCAACTGCTCGAGTCCAAATGCAATATCCTCGACCTCAAGCTGGTAGCGCTGAACAAGAGCTACGACCAGGAGCTGAAGAACAAGGCCCAGATCCTGGCCACCACCCCCGTAAAGCTGACTTCCAAAAATGCCAGCGAGGTGCAGGCCACCCGGGCCGTGGAGCAGGCTCTCAAGCAGCTGGAGACCTTCTACGGGATGTGCGATGAGGGCAGCAGTTTGGCCGACGCCAAGCAGCGCCTGTGGGACGAGATGCGGAGCACCTTCGCCGACATCCCCAACGCCCTGCTCCTGAACGTCATAATGAAGATCAAGGAGGAGCAACTGCAGCACATAATGCACCTAAATGAAACCAGGGGAAGGAAAACCACATCCAAGCCTCCGCTGAATAACTTCGAGGTGAAGCTGCTGAAGACCAAGGCCGATATGCTGGGTCTGGCGGCCAAATACTTTGGCGCTCAAAAGGAGCTGGAGCAGAAGGAGGAACGCTTTTGCCAGGACTACAGCGTTTTTGTGGACAAGCTGCAAACGAAGGTGTACAACTTCAACGGCATCAGTGACGGCGACGAAGAAAACGCCGACGAGCTGATCAGCGACTATCTGGTGCAGTACAACATGCGCAACTTTAATCGCGCCCAGAACGAGTTCCTGCGGGAGCAAATCGAGCTGCTGCGTCTGGAATTGGATGCAGGCGCCAGGCAGCTGGAGAACCACGATCTCAAGTTGGGTTCTGTAAAGCAGGTGTACGGCGACATCAATGCCAGCATCAACCGCATCCAACAGGACATGGTGCAGCTATCTCAGATCAAGGAGAAGATCCTTTTCTCGCGTAACATGATGAAGAACCTGCTGGACGACATGCAGGCGGCCACACAGAAGCAGAACGCCAAGTCCCAGCTGATGAGCACCAAGCTGAAGGTCAGCAATATGTCCATGTCCATGCTGGGTGCGGAGAGCTTCTGCCTGGCCAACGATAGTGTGTTCTCCAGCACCAAGGTGGAGTTCGATGGAAACTGCAGCACAATGAACGCAACGATGCGTCGCAGCTTCGACAATAAAACATTGATGCCGGGCTCCACCACAATGATGACTGCCTCCGGCACCACTGTACCCTCGCACCTACTGGAACTGAATACCTTTTTGGAAATACCGCTGGAAAAGTTGAGCTGCATGCCACGCGCTTGGTGAGCCCATGTCCCCCAGCCATGAGgatattttcaattaatcaAGAGTTCGTTTTTCTATCGGACAGCTCCTTCCTGTTGTCGGCCAATCCGCTCATCGTCGAGGCCCAGGAGCTGGCCTCCACCGTTCAACTGGCGCCCGGCTATTTGCTAACACCCTTCGGCGCTCTGCAGGAAGTCCGCAAACGCATTTTGTGGGCGTCGGCAATTGCCGCACACACGACTGacttgaaattgaatttgcagcCGTTAATTGGTAAGCTCAATTCAGACATTTTGTCTCATATCCGTCTGACTGGCAACACATTTCCCTGCCCCCAGTTGATCCGCACGATTTGAGGCTGAAGGCGAATCGTCAGCacgaggaaattgaccaattgcTGGACAACCTGATGGCCATTGGGGTGAAGACGCAGCTGCAGCTGGAAAAGGCCGAGCGCATCTACCACTTCCTGCTCGAGAATCCGTTGCGGCGCTATGTTCCCCCTGGTAAACGATACAACAACGGCAGCTTTGGAGATTACGAGTCCGAGTTCAATCTGTATTATCGCATGGCCACCAATGGAGGTTCCATGAGGGCACCACCTAATTAATCCTGTTATTTATATCATGATAGTTCTCATTTACACccacttaaaattaaatggaTTCCTTGTTAAAAACTGAAAgagccttttgttttttaaatatttttattgattttttttttcgttttagttttgtgttttgtcgttttttttattacaaagtCGAAATGGATTTTACTTGCACCCACACAAAAATTTGGGTAAAAATGTCTTGTTATTCAAAAGAATTTCTCATTGTGCTTAAGAGCTAATAATGTACACAACTTTTGTTGCCTTTTATTCGAATATGGATTTTGCCTCGATTATGGGGGTTCATCTAGTTTTGTGGGATAGTTTGTCGAGTTGTCAGGTTTGCGTAACGaaaatactttattatttattaaataaaaataaaatattctcagatgtcgaagCAAAATCGGAATGCTTGTGATGTATCCTGCTtagattaaaatatttaaaacatataCAGTGCCAGATCAGAAAGCAAAACGGACGGGATCGAGGTGATTGCGTAGGATTCGAATTTCGAATTGAGTTTGGCTCTAGGGTGCTAATAAATTATGGTTCTAGTTTTCGTTGGCCCTTCACTTAGCATACTTAACTTAAGACATAATATTGGACGTACGAAAATTGGGCTGGACTAAACGGAAACGGTATCGGAAGCTACAAAACGAAATGAGTACTGGGGATGGAAACATTTGAGACGTCTATTGCGCGGTTATACGATGTGGTTTTCGATATATCTATTTTATATATGTTTATGCATTCGAGGGCTGGTTGATGGTTTGGACTTGGAGCGCTTGGAGTGTGTGGCTTATCTGGCGAAGAGCAGCGCCGCAAGGATGCCCACCAGGGCGAACGAGGTGGCGGCCACATCCTCGGCTCCGGCGAAGTACGCCTGACCACAGGCAGGTGGGCACACGGGGATGATCGTCTCGAAGAGATTGACGCGCGCCTCCGCCTCTCCAAAGCGATTGGTGGCCTTGCACACATAGTCTCCGTACTGGCGCTTCTCGATGGTGATCACGCGGAGCGTCGAGTCGGTGTACTCGTCGGCGGTGGCGAAGTGCGAGATGCTGTAGTGCTGGTTGTTGGCCAGCTGGATGTCGTCCTTGGTCCACACGATGGCCGGTGGCGGGTAGGCCTCGATGTGGCACTCCAGATCCATGTCGTACTGCAGCGCCTGTCCAAGTCGCGGACGTGGCACGGTGATCACTGGGGCGAACTCCACCTCCACGTTGATGTTGCGCCGGTCGCCCTTGCTCACTCCATTGTCAGCCACGCAGTAATAGGTGCCGCGGTCCTCCTTCTTCACCGACTTGATGCGCAGGGTGTTGCCCACATAGGTTGCGCTATCTGCAAACAAGAGATGGATAGAGGTGCTCATTAGTGGTCTGAATTTGTATTATGTCTCTcgtattatataatatttatttatttattttttaaatggtatGGGATAAACTAGTTTATcatatattatatcatatataGTCATATATAACatcatatatcatatataaAGACACCTACAATTTGTAATGTACAATATAGAGAAATTTTATGGCGTCCTTAGAGATTTCAAATTATCAAATTAGCCCGCATTGAAAAACATTGAAAATTGTAGATAATACAGAACCATATGGGattagttttctttttataaatacaaattttatcataatgtTTTCTGGTTTTCTATGAAGAAACTTACAATCAGTAAGTATCGTTTAAAAAGGCGCCTGATAAGCGAAATTGAAAATAACTGGAAAACAAATAATCTGTTTCATTTCAAATCATATGCATGCAATTGATCTTTTAGTTCATTTCCTATCCCATAATACTTTATATCAACACACACAATTGCTCATTTGAGGGTGGTGTAACCATTTCCATTATAGGTTTAATCTTATCCGCTGTTTAGGCGATGCGCGTTCAAGTGCGAACACATCGACTGGCCATTAATGGAGCAGCTCTAAACGCTCTAGGGGCTCAAACCCATTGTGTTTGTGCAGTGGGGGCAGAGTCAAAAATCCGATTTTAATGAGCCAACCCGGAGCACATCCGTTGGCACTTGCGGGTGACCTTTTCCAGTGTCCGCGCTCTATGGCATATACATAGAAGGCGCCCAGCGAAACAATGGCAGCGTTAATGACCTCTAACAAGTAAAGCATTTTGTTTGGGCCTCAGCTCGTTTGCGTTGCCAACTAATTTTGAAAAACGGAGTATGCCAGCCACTGCACTTAGCCATGAGTGCACGGAAGGAACGGGTGGATGGGTTTAGGGATAGGGATAGGGATAGGGGAATGGGATTGGGTGAGGGTGtgggtatgggtatgggtatgAGCTGAGCAACTGAACCGTGAACGTGAATGGGAATAGGAATTGCAGTACGAATGCCAAATGCGAAATGCGAAAGGTGCTCTGGGTTCATAACCGGAAGTTGGCTCAGCTCaaccgggggaagtatggggTAGTTAGGGGGTGTACATACGATGCACTGGAAACGAGTGCAATGAGCCTAGGGATCTGTTCCCTCATCCACACACAAATACTCCTTACCGCCTACGTATGCGTGTCTGTGGCTGCTCTTCAAACATTTGCCAAAACAATTCAGGCTCAAACAATTGACACAAACTACATGGAGCAGAAGTACCTACACAGGAAAAATAACTCAGGCACTTTTAAAGTATTACTACTTATAAACAATTATCCTGTATATAATAAAATCAGACATCCATAAActgtaaaaatataaatatttgtaaggGAATTGTATTATAATTGCACTGTAAACGTATAATAGATGATTCAAAACATTTCAAACTGTTTTTTAATGAGGGTAGTTTCAAATAGATCTGCTTTCTTTAAGACAAGATCTCGAATGATAACTGGAATATTTTAGGTGCTTCTAATATaataatcaaatatttttcaaccTAGGGTTTAAGTATTTCTCCAAGTGTTCAATAAAGAGTTGGAATCCAGTGAGATGAGAAGGAGTTGTACAAACATCAGGAGCATTGACCAAAGCTCTGGAATGCCctgaaaatatgttttatgcGAATTGCACATAAATGCGGGCCACAAGTAAAAGGGGGGAGAAATTCGAGTGCGGCTTGTGCCTGCTCAACTGaaacatttcaaattaatTGCGCCTGGGAATCGAAGTAACACATTTCATTAAAATTGGATTGACAGCCCATCCCGCCATCCAGCCGCCCTAAAACAGAGCAATCGTGATGTGATGGCAATGGGTTAAGGCGGTGGCCCAACAATTGCATCGGTTGACATCGTGATGCGGGCATCTCGTAAAACAACGCAACAAACTCATTTCAATATTAGAAAAGCACACACAGAACGAGCACGCTTTCAATCTAtggatatatacatatatccaAAGCAGACTTTGGGAGTGAGCCAGAGAGAACTTTGTTTAATTAGTCCAATGGAATATGATTCGCTTCGGATTACAGTGTCATGAGTAGAAGACATTTGTGTTTGTACAAGTGGGCAAGAACCCAAATTTATTCTAGATTCTAGATTGTCTTTTAGAAATAAATAAGCTTAGAAAGATCTGGGTCGCTAGTCGTTATCTGAGGTCAATAAATGCTAGATTACCAAATCTTTTTGTATATATCCGCAATAATAAGAAGATGAATATGTATTAAATACTTTAAAGATTAGGTAAtcagaataaatattaaactgCTATTTTCCAACATAATTCGACAACCATAACCCGCAATATGGTCTCAGCTCTTAAGACAAAAGCCTTTGCAAGTAGATAGAGCTAACTACTCCCTGTTCAGCAAGTGAAATTAGTTGCGTTTGTAATTTACGAGCGTTTACTGTGCCTGCCCAGAGAACCTGGGCCCAAAACAGGTTATTTCTGTATATATCTGGCTAGATAGCCCAGAAGTCATCTCGGtttctgtttttgttgcccCCTCCTTCAGTGCAGTGAGCTAGCTCTGAGATCAGCTCTATATGTATTGTGTACCAGATAGCCCTTGATCGAATGCAGTTGTAATAGCCATGAACGCATTTATGGCTCACAGGCTACCCACTCGAAATAACAAATGCGCAGACCCAACATAGTGTTAAATGTTTCTACtatttttatttctctttTGATGGACTACCGCGCATTCAGCGAACTGTGAAATGATATGCAAGTCAGGTACTCAAAGAGCCTAGGAATTTCAGAACTTCAAATGGTCCCAAACATTTGTCGCCTGTAAACCGTTTTACCGTTAGCATGTAAAACTGGAAAAAGAACTCTTTATGTTTTGCGTGGAGGTCGCGCATGCGCGTAATTGGGGCGTGTCAGAAAGTGGCAATACTTAATTGCTAATTAGTTATGCGACACAAACAAAGAACCCGAGGGATATGTGTATATGCTACAGAGAGTTAAGAGCGAATACAGCTGCCAGTTTCTTGAGTACGAGACATTTCTCATTCGCTGTTTGTAATTAATGCAGAAAGAATGCCATGAATTGACTCCAGACTCGATGTTTGCGACACTTTTGAGGGTTCAAATTCATGAACTAGAGCAGAAAGTCATTGAAACAGAACACCCCTAATAGAAGATGAATGGCTTGGTAATGTGAATTTGAGATATTCAAGAGTTCATAATGAATCGAAAACATTGTAATGGCGTCGAATTACGAAAACCAGACTCATATATCACGCGCAAACGAGCTCAAGGCAAAAGGGTTGGGCTGGGGTTctaaatacattttcttcgATCCATGATCTATTTGGTATTTTCTATTCGAACCTTGTTCTTTATTCTCTGTTTACCATTCCCTAAAGGCCTGTTTCAATAACTAACCATTACGGATTGACAAATTAAGAGTAAATTCCAGTACAATCAATCTAATGAGAGAGAGGCTGCAGTGGAAGACCCGCATCTGTGGGACCCACAAAAGATATGGCATATAATATCAAGCGGAAATAGCTCTCTCCTTCGTATCTTGCACAGCCATCATCCATCATCGTACCGAATGGTGTGGAGTAATTTCAGTTACTAATGAGAGAATTAAAAACACTTTGCACCGGGCAGGATGATGATGGTGCGTCCATCTCTGACTCGGCAATCTCTGACAACTAATGAAAGGAAAACAGAAACCGAAACGGGGCAGAGAGACAGTGCAGGCAGGAAAGATGGAAACTGAAAAGGTAATGAAAACGCCGACTTGGCAGGCGGGCGGGTCCACATTTGTTTTAGGCCCTTCCTTCAGGGGAACCTGTCTGAAACTCGGGAACTGCCATCATGCGAAATGAAAACAACGTTGCTAACGCAACACCCCTTGTATCCCGATCCCCGATCCCTGGGCAAACAACCAGAGATAAATTGTCAGTTGAAGGCAACGAAAACAGAGCCAAAGAAAAGGAAAATTGTGCAAAGGCAGAGGTGAGAACTGAGTTTTTGGGAGTAGGGGACGGTGAGAAGTGCAGGTAGATAGGagagtagatagggacagtaggatgGCCTGAAAGGATGCAACATCTTCTTTGTGCCGCTGCAGAGGAAATggatggaaaatggaaaatgcgGTGAAAATGCAGGAGACAGGTAGGTAGGTATACACTGCTATATAGGTAAGTTCTAGGGTCTAGGTCTTGGCGCTTGGGTGACTTTCAGCGCCCCGTCAACTGCGCGCTCGCTTGGAAAATTTGTGACAACTGTGTGGAAAGGGGTGGTTGCCTTGCTACCGTTTCTAATTTTTCATAAACTACTTAAAGCTACAAAACCGTCGGTTGGTCGCCATTTTGAGAGGTGGTGCCAAAAACAACCACCCAAAAAGGGCAGTATGCGTTTACCTCGGGAAAAGGGAAATTGACTGGCATGCAAAAAATATATCCGCACCAATCACAGAGCCA contains:
- the LOC119551318 gene encoding lachesin; the protein is MWRPSISNCVWSTLLLAIFIQQSLAQRTPTISYITQEQIKDIGGTVEFDCSVQYAKEYNVLFLKTDSDPVFLSTGSTLVIKDSRFSLRYDPNSSTYKLQIKDIQETDAGTYTCQVVISTVHKVSAEVKLSVRRPPVISDNSTQSVVASEGSEVQMECYASGYPTPTITWRRENNAILPTDSATYVGNTLRIKSVKKEDRGTYYCVADNGVSKGDRRNINVEVEFAPVITVPRPRLGQALQYDMDLECHIEAYPPPAIVWTKDDIQLANNQHYSISHFATADEYTDSTLRVITIEKRQYGDYVCKATNRFGEAEARVNLFETIIPVCPPACGQAYFAGAEDVAATSFALVGILAALLFAR
- the LOC119550164 gene encoding augmin complex subunit dgt5, whose product is MAYQEKISEFKNWATSLGCPPTELPTDDVLRRIFKSGSSMLLQQLQSRIQTVEYVREVRENLLIAQVARHKDKMVPLASRSFQPPELQRYHKMQELRKHKEKADLQLAEARKEYQKLAASIKTKNIQTISAENRKQLLESKCNILDLKLVALNKSYDQELKNKAQILATTPVKLTSKNASEVQATRAVEQALKQLETFYGMCDEGSSLADAKQRLWDEMRSTFADIPNALLLNVIMKIKEEQLQHIMHLNETRGRKTTSKPPLNNFEVKLLKTKADMLGLAAKYFGAQKELEQKEERFCQDYSVFVDKLQTKVYNFNGISDGDEENADELISDYLVQYNMRNFNRAQNEFLREQIELLRLELDAGARQLENHDLKLGSVKQVYGDINASINRIQQDMVQLSQIKEKILFSRNMMKNLLDDMQAATQKQNAKSQLMSTKLKVSNMSMSMLGAESFCLANDSVFSSTKVEFDGNCSTMNATMRRSFDNKTLMPGSTTMMTASGTTVPSHLLELNTFLEIPLEKLSCMPRACSFLLSANPLIVEAQELASTVQLAPGYLLTPFGALQEVRKRILWASAIAAHTTDLKLNLQPLIVDPHDLRLKANRQHEEIDQLLDNLMAIGVKTQLQLEKAERIYHFLLENPLRRYVPPGKRYNNGSFGDYESEFNLYYRMATNGGSMRAPPN
- the LOC119551062 gene encoding 25S rRNA (cytosine-C(5))-methyltransferase nop2; the encoded protein is MGRKAEYSEKPKKGPGRKARKQGAPVFRKQSFAPMEEEDKKLSHRQKQRSVKREQKKVVQKAKLLEKRAKGKQPQPAKRKTAYNSDSEPEDEEEVQQQEASSDEEVPQLVPAPKSQKSTAPKGFTDDNDAWLKPKQQKKPVKQPESESEEEEEDEDLEEDSQAELEDDSEGEDGLEAEESGEEEEEEDDSDDDTAQVGKLADLSDDDDANSDDDFDISGEEDNAEADSDEEEEDDDDDDDDDKLPIERANKKLKKREAKEAQLADDELLETVDRQDVFQLPTEEEEAEKDLTLQEVQQRIKDVSLVLSDFKKYRQADRSRGEYIELLRRDLCLYYSYNEFLMEKLMDMLPLTELMEYLEASEIARPLTIRTNTLKTRRRDLAGALINRGVNLDPLGKWTKVGLVVFNSQVPLGATPEYLAGHYMIQGASSLLPVMALAPQENERILDMCSAPGGKGSHIASIMKNTGVLFANDSNRDRIKAIVANFHRLGIVNAVVSCEDGTKFRNIMTGFDRVLLDAPCTGTGVVSKDPSVKTTKSDVDVQRCYNLQRKLLLTAIDCTDAKSSTGGYIVYSTCSVLPEENEWVIDYALKKRNVKLVPTGLDFGVEGFTKFRQHRFHPSLNLTKRYYPHTHNMDGFYVAKLKKFSNTIPITKEQQEEDEKQLDEAIEAEATAEVAEEAAEPEEESGQEKGPKKLLGKRAGKPSFTEIEQELKKKKREESKTKYVAKVFEQPVKAPKKPKPEKPVEKKEKKSQEVVEKTNGNEVPSKPASKKNQPNGNVPASKSDAKSFKKKNQENGNASPAKPVGKKSKANGTDTPTKPAAKEPKAKPKAKVEQPAKSKPSKLAKAPRVEIDEVPILEGKPIKKQNKLKQKSKQIGQLKKSKTGASAGKKQKFKK